A region from the Microcebus murinus isolate Inina chromosome 3, M.murinus_Inina_mat1.0, whole genome shotgun sequence genome encodes:
- the DNMT3A gene encoding DNA (cytosine-5)-methyltransferase 3A isoform X5 has product MPPRPAGAEASLAGLSAGDADLVLAHLLSAQGPQAPLLTGIKWHLVLLGDRRSSWGAWAVAEKKAKVIAVMNAVEENQGSGESQKVEEASPPAVQQPTDPASPTVATTPEPVGADAGDKNATKAADDEPEYEDGRGFGIGELVWGKLRGFSWWPGRIVSWWMTGRSRAAEGTRWVMWFGDGKFSVVCVEKLMPLSSFCSAFHQATYNKQPMYRKAIYEVLQVASSRSGKLFPACHDSDESDTAKAVEVQNKQMIEWALGGFQPSGPKGLEPPEEEKNPYKEVYTDMWVEPEAAAYAPPPPAKKPRKSTTEKPKVKEIIDERTRERLVYEVRQKCRNIEDICISCGSLNVTLEHPLFIGGMCQNCKNCFLECAYQYDDDGYQSYCTICCGGREVLMCGNNNCCRCFCVECVDLLVGPGAAQAAIKEDPWNCYMCGHKGTYGLLRRRDDWPSRLQMFFANNHDQEFDPPKVYPPVPAEKRKPIRVLSLFDGIATGLLVLKDLGIQVDRYIASEVCEDSITVGMVRHQGKIMYVGDVRSVTQKHIQEWGPFDLVIGGSPCNDLSIVNPARKGLYEGTGRLFFEFYRLLHDARPKEGDDRPFFWLFENVVAMGVSDKRDISRFLESNPVMIDAKEVSAAHRARYFWGNLPGMNRPLASTVNDKLELQECLEHGRIAKFSKVRTITTRSNSIKQGKDQHFPVFMNEKEDILWCTEMERVFGFPVHYTDVSNMSRLARQRLLGRSWSVPVIRHLFAPLKEYFACV; this is encoded by the exons ATGCCTCCCCGGCCCGCAGGAGCTGAGGCGTCCCTGGCTGGCCTGAGTGCTGGAGATGCTGACTTAGTGCTGGCCCACCTACTCTCTGCTCAGGGACCCCAAGCCCCACTCCTCACTGGTATCAAGTGGCACCTGGTGCTCCTAGGGGAcaggaggagcagctggggagccTGGGCAGTG GCTGAGAAGAAAGCCAAGGTAATTGCAGTAATGAATGCTGTGGAAGAGAACCAGGGGTCTGGGGAGTCTCAGAAGGTGGAGGAGGCCAGCCCTCCCGCTGTGCAGCAGCCCACTGACCCCGCGTCCCCCACGGTGGCCACCACGCCTGAACCCGTGGGGGCTGATGCCGGCGACAAGAATGCCACCAAAGCAGCCGATGACGAACCGGAGTACGAG GACGGCCGGGGCTTTGGCATTGGGGAGCTGGTGTGGGGGAAACTGCGGGGCTTCTCCTGGTGGCCAGGCCGCATTGTGTCTTGGTGGATGACGGGCCGGAGCCGAGCAGCTGAAGGCACCCGCTGGGTCATGTGGTTCGGAGACGGCAAGTTCTCAGTG GTGTGTGTGGAGAAGCTGATGCCACTGAGCTCGTTTTGCAGCGCGTTCCACCAGGCCACCTACAACAAGCAGCCCATGTACCGCAAAGCCATCTACGAAGTCCTGCAG GTGGCCAGCAGCCGCTCCGGGAAGCTGTTCCCAGCGTGCCATGACAGCGACGAGAGTGACACTGCCAAGGCCGTGGAGGTGCAGAACAAGCAAATGATTGAATGGGCCCTTGGGGGGTTCCAGCCCTCCGGCCCCAAgggcctggagccaccagaag aggaaaagaatccctacaAAGAAGTTTACACAGACATGTGGGTTGAACCTGAGGCAGCTGCCTATGCACCACCCCCACCAGCCAAAAAGCCCCGAAAGAGCACAACAgagaagcccaaggtcaaggagATTATCGATGAACGCACAAGAG AGCGGCTGGTGTACGAGGTGCGGCAGAAGTGCCGGAATATTGAAG ATATTTGCATTTCTTGTGGGAGCCTCAACGTCACCCTGGAACACCCTCTCTTCATTGGAGGAATGTGCCAAAACTGCAAG AACTGCTTCCTGGAGTGTGCATACCAGTATGATGACGATGGCTATCAGTCCTACTGCACCATCTGCTGTGGGGGGCGTGAGGTGCTCATGTGCGGGAACAACAACTGCTGCAG GTGCTTTTGCGTGGAGTGTGTGGACCTCTTGGTGGGGCCGGGGGCTGCCCAGGCGGCCATTAAGGAAGACCCCTGGAATTGCTACATGTGTGGGCACAAGGGTACCTATGGGCTGCTGCGGCGGCGGGACGACTGGCCCTCTAGGCTCCAGATGTTCTTCGCCAATAACCACGACCAGGAATTT GACCCTCCGAAGGTTTATCCACCTGTCCCAGCCGAGAAGAGGAAGCCTATCCGGGTGCTGTCTCTCTTTGACGGAATTGCTACAG GGCTCCTGGTGCTGAAGGACCTGGGCATCCAGGTGGACCGCTACATCGCCTCGGAGGTGTGCGAGGACTCCATCACGGTGGGCATGGTGCGGCACCAGGGGAAGATCATGTACGTCGGGGACGTCCGCAGCGTCACACAGAAGCAT ATCCAGGAGTGGGGCCCATTCGATCTGGTGATTGGGGGCAGTCCCTGCAACGATCTCTCCATCGTCAACCCTGCCCGCAAGGGACTCTACG AGGGCACTGGCCGGCTCTTCTTTGAGTTCTACCGCCTCCTGCATGATGCGCGGCCCAAGGAGGGAGATGATCGCCCCTTCTTCTGGCTCTTTGAGAATGTGGTGGCCATGGGCGTTAGTGACAAGAGGGACATCTCGCGATTTCTCGAG TCCAACCCTGTGATGATTGATGCCAAAGAAGTGTCAGCTGCACACAGGGCCCGCTACTTTTGGGGTAACCTTCCCGGTATGAACAG GCCATTGGCGTCCACTGTGAATGATAAGCTGGAGCTGCAGGAGTGTCTGGAGCACGGCAGGATAGCCAAG TTCAGCAAAGTAAGGACCATTACTACTAGGTCGAACTCCATAAAGCAGGGCAAAGACCAGCATTTTCCCGTCTTCATGAACGAGAAAGAGGACATCTTATGGTGCACTGAAATGGAAAG GGTGTTTGGCTTCCCCGTCCACTATACCGACGTCTCCAACATGAGCCGCTTGGCCAGGCAGAGACTTCTGGGCCGGTCGTGGAGCGTGCCAGTCATCCGCCACCTCTTCGCTCCGCTGAAGGAATATTTTGCTTGTGTGTAA
- the DNMT3A gene encoding DNA (cytosine-5)-methyltransferase 3A isoform X6: MNAVEENQGSGESQKVEEASPPAVQQPTDPASPTVATTPEPVGADAGDKNATKAADDEPEYEDGRGFGIGELVWGKLRGFSWWPGRIVSWWMTGRSRAAEGTRWVMWFGDGKFSVVCVEKLMPLSSFCSAFHQATYNKQPMYRKAIYEVLQVASSRSGKLFPACHDSDESDTAKAVEVQNKQMIEWALGGFQPSGPKGLEPPEEEKNPYKEVYTDMWVEPEAAAYAPPPPAKKPRKSTTEKPKVKEIIDERTRERLVYEVRQKCRNIEDICISCGSLNVTLEHPLFIGGMCQNCKNCFLECAYQYDDDGYQSYCTICCGGREVLMCGNNNCCRCFCVECVDLLVGPGAAQAAIKEDPWNCYMCGHKGTYGLLRRRDDWPSRLQMFFANNHDQEFDPPKVYPPVPAEKRKPIRVLSLFDGIATGLLVLKDLGIQVDRYIASEVCEDSITVGMVRHQGKIMYVGDVRSVTQKHIQEWGPFDLVIGGSPCNDLSIVNPARKGLYEGTGRLFFEFYRLLHDARPKEGDDRPFFWLFENVVAMGVSDKRDISRFLESNPVMIDAKEVSAAHRARYFWGNLPGMNRPLASTVNDKLELQECLEHGRIAKFSKVRTITTRSNSIKQGKDQHFPVFMNEKEDILWCTEMERVFGFPVHYTDVSNMSRLARQRLLGRSWSVPVIRHLFAPLKEYFACV; the protein is encoded by the exons ATGAATGCTGTGGAAGAGAACCAGGGGTCTGGGGAGTCTCAGAAGGTGGAGGAGGCCAGCCCTCCCGCTGTGCAGCAGCCCACTGACCCCGCGTCCCCCACGGTGGCCACCACGCCTGAACCCGTGGGGGCTGATGCCGGCGACAAGAATGCCACCAAAGCAGCCGATGACGAACCGGAGTACGAG GACGGCCGGGGCTTTGGCATTGGGGAGCTGGTGTGGGGGAAACTGCGGGGCTTCTCCTGGTGGCCAGGCCGCATTGTGTCTTGGTGGATGACGGGCCGGAGCCGAGCAGCTGAAGGCACCCGCTGGGTCATGTGGTTCGGAGACGGCAAGTTCTCAGTG GTGTGTGTGGAGAAGCTGATGCCACTGAGCTCGTTTTGCAGCGCGTTCCACCAGGCCACCTACAACAAGCAGCCCATGTACCGCAAAGCCATCTACGAAGTCCTGCAG GTGGCCAGCAGCCGCTCCGGGAAGCTGTTCCCAGCGTGCCATGACAGCGACGAGAGTGACACTGCCAAGGCCGTGGAGGTGCAGAACAAGCAAATGATTGAATGGGCCCTTGGGGGGTTCCAGCCCTCCGGCCCCAAgggcctggagccaccagaag aggaaaagaatccctacaAAGAAGTTTACACAGACATGTGGGTTGAACCTGAGGCAGCTGCCTATGCACCACCCCCACCAGCCAAAAAGCCCCGAAAGAGCACAACAgagaagcccaaggtcaaggagATTATCGATGAACGCACAAGAG AGCGGCTGGTGTACGAGGTGCGGCAGAAGTGCCGGAATATTGAAG ATATTTGCATTTCTTGTGGGAGCCTCAACGTCACCCTGGAACACCCTCTCTTCATTGGAGGAATGTGCCAAAACTGCAAG AACTGCTTCCTGGAGTGTGCATACCAGTATGATGACGATGGCTATCAGTCCTACTGCACCATCTGCTGTGGGGGGCGTGAGGTGCTCATGTGCGGGAACAACAACTGCTGCAG GTGCTTTTGCGTGGAGTGTGTGGACCTCTTGGTGGGGCCGGGGGCTGCCCAGGCGGCCATTAAGGAAGACCCCTGGAATTGCTACATGTGTGGGCACAAGGGTACCTATGGGCTGCTGCGGCGGCGGGACGACTGGCCCTCTAGGCTCCAGATGTTCTTCGCCAATAACCACGACCAGGAATTT GACCCTCCGAAGGTTTATCCACCTGTCCCAGCCGAGAAGAGGAAGCCTATCCGGGTGCTGTCTCTCTTTGACGGAATTGCTACAG GGCTCCTGGTGCTGAAGGACCTGGGCATCCAGGTGGACCGCTACATCGCCTCGGAGGTGTGCGAGGACTCCATCACGGTGGGCATGGTGCGGCACCAGGGGAAGATCATGTACGTCGGGGACGTCCGCAGCGTCACACAGAAGCAT ATCCAGGAGTGGGGCCCATTCGATCTGGTGATTGGGGGCAGTCCCTGCAACGATCTCTCCATCGTCAACCCTGCCCGCAAGGGACTCTACG AGGGCACTGGCCGGCTCTTCTTTGAGTTCTACCGCCTCCTGCATGATGCGCGGCCCAAGGAGGGAGATGATCGCCCCTTCTTCTGGCTCTTTGAGAATGTGGTGGCCATGGGCGTTAGTGACAAGAGGGACATCTCGCGATTTCTCGAG TCCAACCCTGTGATGATTGATGCCAAAGAAGTGTCAGCTGCACACAGGGCCCGCTACTTTTGGGGTAACCTTCCCGGTATGAACAG GCCATTGGCGTCCACTGTGAATGATAAGCTGGAGCTGCAGGAGTGTCTGGAGCACGGCAGGATAGCCAAG TTCAGCAAAGTAAGGACCATTACTACTAGGTCGAACTCCATAAAGCAGGGCAAAGACCAGCATTTTCCCGTCTTCATGAACGAGAAAGAGGACATCTTATGGTGCACTGAAATGGAAAG GGTGTTTGGCTTCCCCGTCCACTATACCGACGTCTCCAACATGAGCCGCTTGGCCAGGCAGAGACTTCTGGGCCGGTCGTGGAGCGTGCCAGTCATCCGCCACCTCTTCGCTCCGCTGAAGGAATATTTTGCTTGTGTGTAA
- the DNMT3A gene encoding DNA (cytosine-5)-methyltransferase 3A isoform X4, which yields MAERVLKAEKKAKVIAVMNAVEENQGSGESQKVEEASPPAVQQPTDPASPTVATTPEPVGADAGDKNATKAADDEPEYEDGRGFGIGELVWGKLRGFSWWPGRIVSWWMTGRSRAAEGTRWVMWFGDGKFSVVCVEKLMPLSSFCSAFHQATYNKQPMYRKAIYEVLQVASSRSGKLFPACHDSDESDTAKAVEVQNKQMIEWALGGFQPSGPKGLEPPEEEKNPYKEVYTDMWVEPEAAAYAPPPPAKKPRKSTTEKPKVKEIIDERTRERLVYEVRQKCRNIEDICISCGSLNVTLEHPLFIGGMCQNCKNCFLECAYQYDDDGYQSYCTICCGGREVLMCGNNNCCRCFCVECVDLLVGPGAAQAAIKEDPWNCYMCGHKGTYGLLRRRDDWPSRLQMFFANNHDQEFDPPKVYPPVPAEKRKPIRVLSLFDGIATGLLVLKDLGIQVDRYIASEVCEDSITVGMVRHQGKIMYVGDVRSVTQKHIQEWGPFDLVIGGSPCNDLSIVNPARKGLYEGTGRLFFEFYRLLHDARPKEGDDRPFFWLFENVVAMGVSDKRDISRFLESNPVMIDAKEVSAAHRARYFWGNLPGMNRPLASTVNDKLELQECLEHGRIAKFSKVRTITTRSNSIKQGKDQHFPVFMNEKEDILWCTEMERVFGFPVHYTDVSNMSRLARQRLLGRSWSVPVIRHLFAPLKEYFACV from the exons ATGGCTGAACGTGTTTTAAAG GCTGAGAAGAAAGCCAAGGTAATTGCAGTAATGAATGCTGTGGAAGAGAACCAGGGGTCTGGGGAGTCTCAGAAGGTGGAGGAGGCCAGCCCTCCCGCTGTGCAGCAGCCCACTGACCCCGCGTCCCCCACGGTGGCCACCACGCCTGAACCCGTGGGGGCTGATGCCGGCGACAAGAATGCCACCAAAGCAGCCGATGACGAACCGGAGTACGAG GACGGCCGGGGCTTTGGCATTGGGGAGCTGGTGTGGGGGAAACTGCGGGGCTTCTCCTGGTGGCCAGGCCGCATTGTGTCTTGGTGGATGACGGGCCGGAGCCGAGCAGCTGAAGGCACCCGCTGGGTCATGTGGTTCGGAGACGGCAAGTTCTCAGTG GTGTGTGTGGAGAAGCTGATGCCACTGAGCTCGTTTTGCAGCGCGTTCCACCAGGCCACCTACAACAAGCAGCCCATGTACCGCAAAGCCATCTACGAAGTCCTGCAG GTGGCCAGCAGCCGCTCCGGGAAGCTGTTCCCAGCGTGCCATGACAGCGACGAGAGTGACACTGCCAAGGCCGTGGAGGTGCAGAACAAGCAAATGATTGAATGGGCCCTTGGGGGGTTCCAGCCCTCCGGCCCCAAgggcctggagccaccagaag aggaaaagaatccctacaAAGAAGTTTACACAGACATGTGGGTTGAACCTGAGGCAGCTGCCTATGCACCACCCCCACCAGCCAAAAAGCCCCGAAAGAGCACAACAgagaagcccaaggtcaaggagATTATCGATGAACGCACAAGAG AGCGGCTGGTGTACGAGGTGCGGCAGAAGTGCCGGAATATTGAAG ATATTTGCATTTCTTGTGGGAGCCTCAACGTCACCCTGGAACACCCTCTCTTCATTGGAGGAATGTGCCAAAACTGCAAG AACTGCTTCCTGGAGTGTGCATACCAGTATGATGACGATGGCTATCAGTCCTACTGCACCATCTGCTGTGGGGGGCGTGAGGTGCTCATGTGCGGGAACAACAACTGCTGCAG GTGCTTTTGCGTGGAGTGTGTGGACCTCTTGGTGGGGCCGGGGGCTGCCCAGGCGGCCATTAAGGAAGACCCCTGGAATTGCTACATGTGTGGGCACAAGGGTACCTATGGGCTGCTGCGGCGGCGGGACGACTGGCCCTCTAGGCTCCAGATGTTCTTCGCCAATAACCACGACCAGGAATTT GACCCTCCGAAGGTTTATCCACCTGTCCCAGCCGAGAAGAGGAAGCCTATCCGGGTGCTGTCTCTCTTTGACGGAATTGCTACAG GGCTCCTGGTGCTGAAGGACCTGGGCATCCAGGTGGACCGCTACATCGCCTCGGAGGTGTGCGAGGACTCCATCACGGTGGGCATGGTGCGGCACCAGGGGAAGATCATGTACGTCGGGGACGTCCGCAGCGTCACACAGAAGCAT ATCCAGGAGTGGGGCCCATTCGATCTGGTGATTGGGGGCAGTCCCTGCAACGATCTCTCCATCGTCAACCCTGCCCGCAAGGGACTCTACG AGGGCACTGGCCGGCTCTTCTTTGAGTTCTACCGCCTCCTGCATGATGCGCGGCCCAAGGAGGGAGATGATCGCCCCTTCTTCTGGCTCTTTGAGAATGTGGTGGCCATGGGCGTTAGTGACAAGAGGGACATCTCGCGATTTCTCGAG TCCAACCCTGTGATGATTGATGCCAAAGAAGTGTCAGCTGCACACAGGGCCCGCTACTTTTGGGGTAACCTTCCCGGTATGAACAG GCCATTGGCGTCCACTGTGAATGATAAGCTGGAGCTGCAGGAGTGTCTGGAGCACGGCAGGATAGCCAAG TTCAGCAAAGTAAGGACCATTACTACTAGGTCGAACTCCATAAAGCAGGGCAAAGACCAGCATTTTCCCGTCTTCATGAACGAGAAAGAGGACATCTTATGGTGCACTGAAATGGAAAG GGTGTTTGGCTTCCCCGTCCACTATACCGACGTCTCCAACATGAGCCGCTTGGCCAGGCAGAGACTTCTGGGCCGGTCGTGGAGCGTGCCAGTCATCCGCCACCTCTTCGCTCCGCTGAAGGAATATTTTGCTTGTGTGTAA